Below is a genomic region from Neisseria zoodegmatis.
TCTCCGGAACAAACGCAATCGGTTATCCAGCCCAACCGCGCCGCTTCGTCCGACGACGCTTCCGATCTGTCTCCTGCCGCCGTGCTGGAACCCGCACCCGAAAGCGGCACGGAAAGCGTCGAGCTGGATAATCCGCTCACCGCTCCTGCCGCAACCGAAGCAGAAACCGCCCCCCAACCCGTGCTCGAACCTGCTCCCGCACCGTCGACCGAAACTGCCGCAGCCGCAACAGCGACGGCCAAACAGCAAGCCGCAGCCAAACCCGAAACCAAACCTGAAACGCCGTCTGAAAAAACAGTAAAAGAATCTGCCAAAACCGCACCTGCACCGGTTAGCGAGCCTGCCAAAACCGAAGCACCGAAAGCCGAAGCAGACAACGCTCCGCCTCCCGTAGTCATCATCAACAACCGCGTCGAACCCGACGCCCAAGCCGAAGCCGCGCGTAAAGCCGCCGAGAAAAAAGCTGCCGAACAGAAAGCCGCACAGCAAAAAGCAGCACAAGCCGCACAAAAAGCCAAAGCCGAAGCGGAAAAACGTGCCGCCCAAGCCGAACAGAAAAAACAACAAGAAGCCAACCGCAAGGCCGCTCAAGACGCTCTGGCCAACAAATCTTCCCGCCCGGCTGAAAAAAGCGACCCCAAAGCCATTCTCGAAGGCAAAACCAACACCAAAGCCATGATTCAAATCGGTGCATACAGCAGCCGCCAGCAAGCCCAGCAAATGCAGCAAAAACTGGCCGATGCGGGCGTGAGCACTTATGTGAGCGAAACCGAAACCAGCAAAGGCAAAGTGTACCGCGTCCGCACCGGCAGCTATCCCAACCGCGAAGCCGCCGGTAAAGCATTGGAAAAAATCCGCCAAAAAGGCGCAGACGGCATGGTCATCGGGCAGCAATAATGACGACTTTCGATATTCTCGCGTTTGGTCTTATCGGTATCTGTATCATCGTCTCGATGATGCGCGGGCTGATTGTTGAAATCGCCTCGCTGATCACATGGATTGTGGCTTTTATAGTAGCCAAAATATTTGCCGTGCCTTTTGCCGAAATTGCATTCAGTTCGTTCGAACCCCAAGCCTTAAGCATCGCTTTATCTTTCGTTACCCTATTCTTTGCTGCATGGCTCGTGCAGCATTTTTTACGTTCGTTGCTCACCTCGGCGGTAAAAGCCAGCGGCTTGGGCAGCGTGAACCGCCTGCTCGGCGGCCTGTTCGGTGCGGCCAAAGGCATCTTGCTGGTTACTTTGGCCGTAACCGTTTGCTCGTTTACCGACCTGCCGCACACCCAAGGCTGGCAGCAGTCGTTGAGCGCAAGTTATTTTGAAGCATTGGCACAGCTTGCCGTACCCTATTTATCGTCTGTGATTACAGAACAACTACCCAACCCCTCTCTTTAATTTTCGGAGAAAAAACAATGTGTGGCGTATTAGGCATGGTAGCCTACCAACCCGTTAACCAAAGCCTTTACGACGGCCTGCAAATGCTGCAACACCGCGGGCAGGATGCGGCCGGCATCGTAACCGTCGAAGGCAATATTTTCCATATGCACAAAGGCAAAGGCATGGTGCGCGATGTTTTCCGCACCCGCAACATGCGCGATTTAACCGGCCATGCCGGCATCGCCCATGTGCGCTACCCTACCGCCGGCAATGCCGACAGCACCGCGGAAGCCCAGCCTTTTTACGTCAGCTCCCCTTTCGGCATCGTATTGGCACACAACGGCAATCTTACCAATACCGCCGAGCTGTATGAAAACGTGTGTAACAAACACTTGCGCCACATCAACACCCGTTCCGATTCAGAAGTGCTGCTCAACGTATTCGCACACGAACTGCGCCGGGAAGTTACCGACTCCGATTCTTCCATTCTCAGCGTCGACAACATTTTCAATGCCGTCGCCAAACTGCACAAACGCGTGCGGGGCGCATACGGCGTAGTCGCCATGATTGCAGGATACGGCTTGGTGGCCTTCCGCGACCCTTTCGGCATCCGCCCTCTGGTTCTGGGTACCCAAACCGATGAAAACGGCAAAACCGCCTACGCCAT
It encodes:
- a CDS encoding CvpA family protein, with the translated sequence MTTFDILAFGLIGICIIVSMMRGLIVEIASLITWIVAFIVAKIFAVPFAEIAFSSFEPQALSIALSFVTLFFAAWLVQHFLRSLLTSAVKASGLGSVNRLLGGLFGAAKGILLVTLAVTVCSFTDLPHTQGWQQSLSASYFEALAQLAVPYLSSVITEQLPNPSL
- a CDS encoding SPOR domain-containing protein; its protein translation is MANNRFQSLNEYEQLKRKNRRRLVGASALVIVAGFILARVLSQSNEGAEAENITIKAASSVQTASPEQTQSVIQPNRAASSDDASDLSPAAVLEPAPESGTESVELDNPLTAPAATEAETAPQPVLEPAPAPSTETAAAATATAKQQAAAKPETKPETPSEKTVKESAKTAPAPVSEPAKTEAPKAEADNAPPPVVIINNRVEPDAQAEAARKAAEKKAAEQKAAQQKAAQAAQKAKAEAEKRAAQAEQKKQQEANRKAAQDALANKSSRPAEKSDPKAILEGKTNTKAMIQIGAYSSRQQAQQMQQKLADAGVSTYVSETETSKGKVYRVRTGSYPNREAAGKALEKIRQKGADGMVIGQQ